A window of the Rhizobium brockwellii genome harbors these coding sequences:
- a CDS encoding ETC complex I subunit codes for MSAKIYRPAKTAMQSGKAKTHLWVLEYDQESARKIDPIMGYTSSGDMRQQVKLTFETQELAEAYAQRNGIEYRVIAPKDPVRQVVAYPDNFRYTRTQPWTH; via the coding sequence ATGTCTGCCAAGATCTATCGTCCAGCCAAGACCGCCATGCAGTCCGGCAAGGCCAAGACCCATCTCTGGGTGCTTGAATACGATCAGGAGTCGGCGCGCAAGATCGATCCGATCATGGGCTACACTTCCTCGGGCGATATGCGCCAGCAGGTGAAGCTCACCTTCGAAACGCAGGAACTCGCCGAAGCCTACGCCCAGCGCAACGGCATCGAATACCGCGTCATCGCACCGAAGGATCCGGTCCGCCAGGTTGTCGCCTATCCCGACAATTTCCGCTATACCCGCACGCAGCCCTGGACGCACTGA
- a CDS encoding choice-of-anchor Q domain-containing protein, producing MTTYYVATTGTNGGNGSTSSPFRTISEAMSANLKPGDEVVVKAGTYNEAINIDKDGSAAGNITLRSEVPGGALIRPPSGSHNAISVNGNYVTIDGFDIKGGNGDGIEANNVHHVSILNNKVHDAGESGIQFNQSDFIKIEGNETYNNASSGWFSGISIYENRNITGDTSTDGYRTIVRNNISHDNVTKSGAHTDGNGIIIDDFQSTQASGHPNYTFKTLVENNLVYENGGKGIQVTWSDSVTVKNNTAYHNNQDPANTGTWRGELSNSASNNNTWVNNIAVADPSVNKNNTAIDNTSIGGANNNVVWANNITYNGTAGQASVKTDGGNAMPSAANGNQLGIDPKFSGAASDNFHLGSGSLAIDHGTNKYGVASDDLDGHARVVGTVDVGAYESGSSAAPGTPTTPTNPGTPTTPTNPGTPTTPTQPGTPTTPTKEFIGTNGNDIMPHTGQSNGGNETFKGLGGSDVLKGGAGADVLDGGTGNDTASYAGSGAVNVDLATKTASGGQATGDKIVGIENLTGSSYNDVLTGGNGGSNVLNGGAGADKLSGGAGGDVINGGADNDTAGYAGSGGVNVNLATGAASGGHATGDKLVSIENLTGSSYNDVLTGNSGSNVLDGGAGADKLNGGAGTDVIIGGAGKDVMTGGVSADTFVFKAPTEIGSGSNRDVITDFQHGVDKIDFAAIDANGSAQGNGAFHFLAQEGASFDHKAGALTWHYEDKAGATVVQGDLNGDGVQDFQVQLHGHVQLGAGDLIL from the coding sequence ATGACAACATACTACGTAGCGACGACCGGCACCAACGGCGGTAACGGCAGTACCTCTTCTCCCTTCCGCACGATCAGCGAGGCGATGTCGGCGAACCTTAAGCCCGGCGACGAGGTCGTGGTGAAGGCGGGGACCTACAACGAGGCCATCAACATCGACAAAGACGGCTCGGCGGCGGGCAACATCACGTTGCGCTCTGAAGTGCCCGGCGGGGCGCTGATCCGGCCGCCCTCTGGCTCGCACAACGCGATCAGCGTCAACGGCAACTACGTGACAATCGACGGCTTCGACATCAAGGGCGGCAACGGCGACGGCATCGAAGCGAACAACGTCCACCATGTCTCAATTCTCAACAACAAGGTCCACGACGCCGGGGAATCGGGCATTCAGTTCAACCAGTCGGACTTCATCAAGATCGAAGGGAACGAGACCTACAATAACGCATCGTCGGGCTGGTTCTCGGGCATCTCGATCTACGAGAACCGGAACATTACCGGCGACACCTCGACGGACGGCTACCGGACGATCGTGCGCAACAACATCTCGCACGACAACGTCACGAAGTCGGGTGCGCACACTGACGGCAACGGCATCATCATCGATGATTTCCAGAGCACGCAGGCGAGCGGTCATCCGAACTATACATTCAAGACCCTGGTCGAGAACAACCTGGTCTACGAGAACGGCGGCAAAGGCATCCAGGTTACCTGGAGCGACTCCGTTACGGTGAAAAACAACACCGCATACCACAACAATCAGGACCCGGCGAACACCGGCACCTGGCGCGGCGAGCTCAGCAACTCGGCGTCGAACAACAACACCTGGGTCAACAACATTGCCGTAGCGGACCCATCGGTGAACAAGAACAACACTGCGATCGATAACACGTCTATCGGCGGCGCCAACAACAACGTCGTCTGGGCCAACAACATCACCTACAACGGCACGGCCGGCCAGGCATCGGTCAAGACCGACGGCGGCAACGCGATGCCGAGCGCGGCGAATGGCAACCAGCTCGGCATCGATCCGAAATTCTCGGGGGCAGCGAGCGATAACTTCCACCTCGGCTCCGGCTCGCTGGCGATCGACCACGGAACCAACAAGTACGGCGTCGCCTCGGACGATCTGGACGGCCACGCTCGTGTCGTTGGAACTGTCGATGTCGGTGCCTACGAATCGGGCTCCAGCGCAGCACCGGGAACGCCGACCACGCCGACGAATCCGGGGACGCCAACCACGCCGACGAATCCGGGAACGCCAACCACACCGACACAACCGGGAACGCCAACCACGCCGACGAAGGAATTCATCGGCACCAACGGCAACGACATCATGCCACACACCGGCCAGTCCAACGGCGGCAACGAAACCTTCAAGGGTCTCGGCGGTAGTGACGTGCTGAAGGGCGGCGCCGGCGCGGACGTGCTCGACGGCGGCACTGGTAACGACACGGCCAGCTATGCGGGCTCCGGCGCGGTCAACGTCGACCTGGCGACTAAGACCGCATCGGGCGGGCAAGCCACCGGTGACAAGATCGTCGGCATCGAAAACTTGACTGGCTCCAGCTACAACGACGTGCTGACCGGCGGCAATGGCGGCAGCAACGTTCTCAATGGCGGAGCTGGCGCGGACAAGCTCAGCGGCGGCGCCGGCGGGGACGTCATCAATGGTGGTGCCGACAACGACACGGCCGGCTATGCGGGCTCCGGCGGGGTCAACGTCAACTTGGCGACTGGGGCCGCATCGGGCGGCCATGCCACCGGTGACAAGCTCGTCAGCATCGAAAACTTGACTGGCTCCAGCTACAACGACGTGCTGACCGGCAATAGCGGCAGCAACGTTCTCGATGGCGGGGCCGGCGCGGACAAGCTGAACGGCGGCGCCGGCACGGACGTCATCATTGGTGGTGCCGGAAAGGACGTCATGACCGGTGGCGTCAGCGCGGATACGTTTGTCTTCAAAGCACCGACGGAAATCGGGTCCGGCTCGAACCGCGACGTCATCACCGACTTCCAGCACGGCGTCGATAAGATCGACTTCGCGGCGATAGATGCAAATGGCTCTGCGCAGGGCAATGGAGCATTCCATTTCCTGGCGCAGGAGGGTGCCTCTTTCGACCACAAGGCCGGCGCGCTCACTTGGCACTATGAGGACAAGGCTGGTGCTACCGTTGTCCAGGGCGACCTGAACGGCGACGGTGTTCAGGACTTCCAAGTTCAGCTGCATGGCCACGTCCAGCTGGGGGCAGGCGATTTGATCCTGTAA
- a CDS encoding isocitrate lyase/PEP mutase family protein, translated as MNQRGKFERLKALHQRDSAFVIPNPWDAGSARLLASLGFEALATTSAGYAFSKGKLDSFASLGRDEVLENAAEIVGAADLPVSADLEDGFGASPETCAETIRLACETGLVGGSIEDATGNPAAPIYDLSQAVERIHAAAEAARGLPFLLTARAENYLWDRLDLDDTLERLQAFSAAGADVLYAPGLPDIEAIRTVCAAVDKPVNVVMGLKGRKYSLAELSSVGVRRVSVGGSFARAALGALMRAAMEVKTAGTFEYADDALSAAFASQLMSREKRQDRL; from the coding sequence ATGAATCAAAGGGGCAAGTTTGAGCGACTGAAGGCACTTCACCAAAGGGACAGCGCCTTTGTCATCCCTAACCCATGGGACGCCGGTTCGGCTCGCCTTCTCGCGAGCCTTGGCTTCGAGGCGCTCGCGACCACCAGCGCGGGTTACGCATTTTCCAAAGGCAAGTTGGATTCATTTGCGAGCCTTGGCCGAGATGAGGTCCTTGAGAACGCCGCCGAGATCGTTGGCGCTGCTGATCTTCCTGTCTCTGCTGACCTTGAAGATGGCTTTGGTGCGTCGCCAGAAACCTGTGCGGAAACCATCCGCCTGGCCTGCGAAACTGGACTTGTCGGCGGATCAATCGAAGACGCAACAGGCAATCCTGCTGCCCCGATCTACGACCTATCGCAAGCCGTCGAGCGCATCCATGCTGCAGCGGAGGCTGCACGCGGTCTGCCTTTCCTACTCACGGCGCGGGCGGAGAATTATCTTTGGGACAGACTCGATCTGGACGACACCCTCGAGCGGCTGCAAGCATTTTCGGCCGCTGGGGCAGATGTGCTTTACGCCCCGGGCTTACCTGATATCGAGGCAATCAGAACCGTTTGTGCGGCCGTGGACAAGCCAGTCAACGTGGTCATGGGTTTGAAAGGGCGAAAATACTCCCTTGCCGAACTGTCGAGCGTCGGAGTACGCCGCGTGAGTGTCGGCGGCTCTTTCGCGCGGGCCGCGCTGGGTGCGTTGATGCGCGCTGCTATGGAGGTCAAAACAGCCGGTACGTTTGAGTATGCCGACGACGCGCTCTCCGCTGCATTTGCCAGCCAACTGATGTCACGGGAGAAACGCCAGGACAGGCTATGA
- a CDS encoding DUF982 domain-containing protein, whose amino-acid sequence MFMMQGPNVMNRYTSHQFPALRILMSGQDKYSVVRTLGDAATMLISEWPGDDGEEYVVAVRTCLDAIRGTTPPNAAREALMRAADEAGIRYLSVVH is encoded by the coding sequence ATGTTTATGATGCAAGGACCAAATGTAATGAATCGGTACACATCGCATCAGTTTCCCGCCCTGAGGATCCTCATGAGCGGCCAAGATAAATACAGCGTCGTCAGGACCCTCGGCGACGCGGCCACCATGCTCATTTCCGAATGGCCTGGGGATGATGGCGAGGAGTACGTCGTGGCGGTGAGGACATGCCTCGACGCCATCCGCGGCACCACGCCCCCAAACGCCGCGCGGGAAGCGCTGATGAGAGCGGCTGATGAAGCCGGCATCCGCTACCTCTCGGTCGTTCACTGA
- a CDS encoding DUF3597 domain-containing protein — translation MGIFDKIKHAIFGEAKAAEPVAAGAPKTEPAQAPASPSAAPSPTPAAPAPQSKPAATATAPGTATVDIVPILDAAVKKSGQKLDWRRSIVDLMKAVGMDASLTERKELAAELGYTGDSNDSAKMNMWLHKALMKRLSENGGKVPADLLD, via the coding sequence ATGGGCATTTTCGACAAGATCAAACATGCAATCTTCGGAGAGGCGAAAGCAGCCGAACCCGTTGCTGCCGGCGCGCCAAAGACAGAGCCGGCGCAAGCGCCTGCCTCACCGTCGGCAGCCCCCAGTCCGACACCTGCGGCCCCTGCCCCGCAGAGCAAGCCGGCCGCCACGGCCACCGCGCCAGGCACAGCCACAGTCGATATCGTCCCGATCCTTGACGCGGCTGTGAAGAAGAGCGGCCAGAAGCTCGATTGGCGCCGCTCGATCGTGGACCTGATGAAAGCCGTCGGGATGGATGCCAGCCTCACCGAGCGCAAGGAACTTGCCGCTGAACTCGGCTATACCGGCGACAGCAACGATTCCGCAAAAATGAATATGTGGCTGCACAAGGCGCTGATGAAGCGGCTTTCGGAAAACGGCGGCAAGGTACCGGCCGACCTCCTGGATTGA
- a CDS encoding amino acid ABC transporter ATP-binding protein — MAEAPAKKLTVSATEVAVEIVNMNKWYGDFHVLRDINLKVMRGERIVIAGPSGSGKSTMIRCINRLEEHQKGRIIVDGTELTNDLKKIDEVRREVGMVFQHFNLFPHLTILENCTLAPIWVRKMPKKQAEEVAMHFLKRVKIPEQANKYPGQLSGGQQQRVAIARSLCMNPKIMLFDEPTSALDPEMIKEVLDTMVGLAEEGMTMLCVTHEMGFARQVANRVIFMDQGQIVEQNEPAAFFDNPQHERTKLFLSQILH; from the coding sequence ATGGCTGAAGCTCCAGCGAAAAAGCTCACCGTTTCCGCGACGGAAGTGGCGGTCGAGATCGTCAACATGAACAAGTGGTACGGCGATTTCCACGTGCTGCGCGACATCAACCTGAAGGTCATGCGCGGCGAGCGCATCGTCATTGCCGGCCCGTCGGGCTCGGGCAAGTCGACGATGATCCGCTGCATCAACCGACTGGAAGAGCATCAGAAGGGCCGCATCATCGTCGACGGCACCGAACTCACCAACGACCTGAAAAAGATCGACGAGGTGCGGCGCGAAGTCGGCATGGTGTTCCAGCACTTCAACCTCTTCCCGCATCTGACGATCCTCGAAAACTGCACGCTGGCGCCAATCTGGGTGCGCAAGATGCCGAAGAAGCAGGCCGAAGAAGTGGCCATGCACTTCCTGAAGCGGGTCAAGATCCCGGAGCAGGCCAACAAATATCCGGGCCAGCTCTCCGGCGGCCAGCAGCAGCGCGTGGCGATCGCCCGGTCGCTGTGCATGAACCCGAAGATCATGCTGTTCGACGAGCCGACCTCGGCGCTCGATCCCGAAATGATCAAGGAAGTGCTCGACACCATGGTGGGGCTTGCCGAGGAAGGCATGACCATGCTCTGCGTTACGCATGAAATGGGCTTTGCCCGTCAGGTCGCCAACCGGGTTATCTTCATGGACCAGGGCCAAATCGTCGAACAGAACGAACCGGCTGCCTTCTTCGACAATCCGCAGCACGAGCGTACCAAGCTGTTCCTCAGCCAGATCCTGCACTAA
- a CDS encoding amino acid ABC transporter permease, with product MSVADKPFVRTSILAAEPPPPGERGAVAWIRRNLLATPKDVILTILALALIAWAVPHLVNWLFIQAVWSGPDRTFCATTIQGGIQPDGWSGACWAFISAKYDQFIFGRYPLDERWRPAIVGILFILLLVPMLIPSAPRKGLNAILLFAVLPVLAFWLLHGGFGLEVVDTPLWGGLMVTLVLSFVGIAVSLPCGILLALGRRSKMPVIRMLCVTFIEVIRGVPLITVLFMASVMLPLFLPTGWNVDKLLRALIGVSIFTSAYMAEVIRGGLQAIPKGQFEGADSLGLGYWQKTRLIIMPQAIKLVIPSIVNTFIGTFKDTSLVTIIGMFDLLGIVKLNFSDANWASAVTPITGLIFAGFIFWLFCFGMSRYSGFMERHLDTGHKR from the coding sequence ATGTCGGTCGCCGATAAACCCTTCGTCAGAACGTCCATCCTTGCCGCCGAACCGCCGCCCCCCGGCGAGAGGGGAGCCGTCGCCTGGATACGTCGCAATCTCCTGGCAACTCCGAAGGACGTGATCCTGACTATCCTGGCTCTTGCGCTGATCGCATGGGCCGTACCGCACCTCGTCAACTGGCTGTTCATCCAGGCCGTATGGTCAGGCCCGGACCGCACATTCTGCGCGACGACGATCCAGGGCGGCATCCAGCCTGACGGCTGGAGTGGTGCATGCTGGGCCTTCATCAGCGCCAAGTATGATCAGTTTATATTCGGCCGCTATCCGCTCGATGAGCGTTGGAGACCGGCGATCGTCGGGATCCTGTTCATTCTGCTGCTGGTTCCGATGCTCATCCCGTCAGCGCCGCGCAAGGGCCTGAACGCCATTCTTCTGTTCGCCGTGCTGCCGGTCCTCGCCTTCTGGCTTCTTCACGGCGGCTTCGGCCTCGAAGTAGTGGACACTCCGCTCTGGGGCGGGCTGATGGTGACGCTCGTTCTGTCCTTTGTCGGTATTGCCGTCTCCCTACCCTGCGGCATTCTGCTTGCGCTGGGGCGCCGCTCGAAGATGCCCGTCATCCGGATGCTCTGCGTTACCTTCATCGAGGTCATTCGAGGCGTTCCGCTGATCACCGTTCTGTTCATGGCAAGTGTCATGCTGCCGCTCTTCCTTCCCACGGGCTGGAACGTGGACAAACTGCTTCGGGCGCTGATCGGTGTGTCGATCTTCACCTCGGCCTATATGGCGGAAGTGATCCGCGGCGGCCTTCAGGCGATCCCGAAGGGACAATTCGAAGGCGCCGATTCGCTTGGCCTCGGCTATTGGCAAAAGACCCGTCTGATCATCATGCCGCAGGCCATCAAGCTGGTCATTCCGAGCATCGTGAACACCTTCATCGGAACCTTCAAGGACACGTCGCTGGTCACCATTATCGGCATGTTCGATCTGCTTGGCATCGTCAAGCTGAACTTCTCCGATGCCAACTGGGCAAGCGCCGTCACGCCGATCACGGGCCTGATCTTCGCGGGCTTCATCTTCTGGCTGTTCTGCTTCGGCATGTCGCGCTATTCAGGCTTCATGGAACGTCATCTCGATACCGGCCACAAACGATAA
- a CDS encoding amino acid ABC transporter permease, producing the protein MTHEAVDTTPLHDTGWSFRSAMYDPKYRSIFYQVLTIVILVGFVWWVAHNTAVNLARSNTASGFGFLRGRAGFEIGQSLISFSSDSTYARALVVGILNTLLVAVTGIFTATIIGFLIGIGRLSRNWLIAKLCTVYVEIFRNIPPLLVIFFWYLGVLSVLPQPRESVGLPFSMYLNNRGLAFPKPIFETGMIAVGIALVIAIVATVIIARWAHKRQAATGQPFHTVWTSIALIVGLPLLVFVVSGFPLTFDVPIAGKFNLTGGSVVGPEFMSLFLALSFYTASFIAEIVRGGIRGVAKGQSEAAGALGLHPSSVTRLVVVPQALRIIIPPLTSQYLNLTKNSSLAIAIGFSDLVAVGGTILNQSGQAIEIVCIWGIVYLSLSILTSLFMNWFNAKMALVER; encoded by the coding sequence ATGACGCATGAGGCTGTGGATACGACACCTTTGCATGACACCGGCTGGAGTTTCCGGTCGGCAATGTACGACCCGAAATACCGGAGCATATTTTACCAGGTTCTAACAATCGTTATTCTCGTCGGCTTTGTGTGGTGGGTGGCCCACAACACGGCCGTCAACCTTGCCCGCAGCAATACGGCATCGGGTTTCGGCTTTCTTCGCGGTCGGGCCGGTTTCGAAATCGGCCAGTCGCTGATCAGCTTTTCGAGTGACTCGACTTATGCGCGCGCACTTGTCGTCGGCATTCTGAATACCTTGCTGGTGGCGGTGACCGGTATTTTCACGGCGACCATCATCGGCTTCCTGATCGGGATCGGCCGGCTGTCGCGCAATTGGCTGATTGCCAAGCTCTGCACGGTCTATGTCGAGATTTTCCGCAACATTCCGCCGCTGCTCGTCATCTTTTTCTGGTATCTCGGCGTTCTCTCTGTCTTGCCGCAGCCGCGCGAGTCGGTGGGTCTGCCGTTCAGCATGTACCTCAACAACAGAGGACTAGCCTTCCCGAAGCCGATCTTCGAGACCGGCATGATAGCTGTCGGCATCGCCCTGGTGATTGCGATTGTCGCCACCGTCATCATCGCGCGCTGGGCCCACAAACGCCAAGCCGCAACCGGCCAGCCGTTCCACACCGTATGGACGTCGATCGCGCTGATCGTCGGCCTGCCATTGCTGGTCTTCGTTGTCTCCGGCTTTCCGCTCACCTTCGACGTTCCGATTGCCGGAAAATTCAACCTCACGGGCGGCTCCGTCGTCGGCCCCGAATTCATGTCACTGTTTCTCGCTCTGTCCTTCTATACCGCCTCCTTCATCGCCGAGATCGTTCGCGGCGGTATTCGCGGCGTTGCAAAGGGACAATCCGAGGCAGCTGGCGCGCTGGGGCTACATCCGTCGAGTGTGACGAGACTTGTCGTGGTGCCGCAGGCGCTGCGCATCATCATCCCGCCGCTGACGAGCCAGTACCTGAACCTGACCAAGAACTCCTCACTCGCCATCGCGATCGGTTTCTCGGATCTCGTTGCCGTCGGTGGCACGATCCTCAATCAGAGCGGTCAAGCGATCGAGATCGTCTGCATCTGGGGTATCGTCTATCTCAGCTTGAGCATTCTCACGTCGCTGTTCATGAATTGGTTCAATGCCAAGATGGCACTGGTGGAGAGATAA
- a CDS encoding amino acid ABC transporter substrate-binding protein, with the protein MKNKLLSAAIGAAVLAVGASAASATTLSDIKAKGFVQCGVNTGLTGFAAPDASGNWAGFDVDFCKAVASAVFGDPTKVKYTPTNAKERFTALQSGEIDVLSRNTTWTINRDTALGFNFRPVTYYDGQGFMVRKGLNVKSALELSGAAICVQSGTTTELNLADYFKTNNLQYNPVVFENLPEVNAAYDAGRCDVYTTDQSGLYSLRLTLKNPDEHVILPEIISKEPLGPAVRQGDDQWFDIVSWTAYALINAEEFGITQANVDEMKNSPNPDIKRFLGSETDTKIGTDLGLTNDWAANVIKGVGNYGEIFERNIGQGSPLKIARGLNALWNKGGIQYAPPVR; encoded by the coding sequence ATGAAAAATAAGCTCCTGTCCGCCGCCATCGGCGCAGCAGTTTTGGCAGTTGGCGCCTCGGCCGCCTCCGCCACCACTCTCTCAGACATCAAGGCAAAGGGTTTCGTTCAGTGCGGCGTCAATACCGGCCTTACCGGCTTTGCCGCACCTGACGCCTCCGGCAATTGGGCCGGCTTCGACGTCGACTTCTGCAAGGCCGTCGCTTCGGCCGTGTTCGGCGACCCCACCAAGGTCAAGTACACGCCAACAAATGCGAAGGAACGCTTCACCGCTCTGCAGTCCGGCGAAATCGACGTTCTCTCGCGCAACACGACCTGGACTATCAACCGCGACACCGCACTCGGCTTCAACTTCCGTCCTGTCACCTATTATGACGGCCAGGGCTTCATGGTGCGCAAGGGCCTGAATGTGAAGTCGGCTCTCGAACTCTCCGGCGCCGCAATCTGCGTGCAGTCGGGCACGACCACCGAACTAAACCTCGCCGATTACTTCAAGACGAACAATCTGCAGTACAATCCGGTCGTCTTCGAAAACCTTCCTGAGGTCAACGCTGCCTACGACGCTGGTCGTTGCGACGTTTACACGACCGACCAATCCGGTCTCTATTCGTTGCGTCTGACGCTGAAGAATCCCGACGAACACGTCATCCTTCCCGAGATCATCTCCAAGGAGCCGCTTGGCCCGGCCGTCCGTCAGGGTGATGATCAGTGGTTCGATATCGTTTCCTGGACGGCTTATGCGCTGATCAATGCCGAAGAGTTCGGCATCACCCAGGCAAATGTCGACGAGATGAAGAACTCGCCGAACCCTGATATCAAGCGCTTCCTCGGCAGCGAGACCGATACCAAGATTGGCACCGATCTCGGCTTGACCAATGATTGGGCCGCCAATGTCATCAAGGGCGTCGGCAATTACGGCGAAATCTTCGAGCGCAACATCGGCCAGGGGAGCCCGCTCAAGATCGCACGCGGCTTGAATGCTCTCTGGAACAAGGGCGGCATCCAGTACGCGCCGCCGGTTCGTTAA
- a CDS encoding cystathionine beta-lyase encodes MKDKDSLLQNAGINTRLTHIGNDPFDYHGFINPPVVHASTVLFPNARAMETRAQKYTYGTRGTPTTDALCEAIDALEGSAGTILVPSGLAAVTIPFLGFVAAGDHALVVDSVYGPTRHFCDTMLKRLGVEVQYYDPTIGAGIEALFRPNTKLVHTEAPGSNTFEMQDIPAISAVAHRHGAVVMMDNTWATPLYFRPLDHGVDISIHASTKYPSGHSDILLGTVSANAEHWERLKEANGVLGICGAPDDAYQILRGLRTMGLRLERHYESALSIAEWLEGREDVARVLHPALPSFPSHQLWKRDFKGASGIFSFVLAAEGPEKSRAKAHAFLDALRIFGLGYSWGGYESLALHAYLNDRTVAKAPTDGPVIRLQIGIEDVVDLKADIERGFAAASAV; translated from the coding sequence ATGAAAGACAAAGACAGCTTGCTGCAGAATGCCGGCATCAACACCCGCCTGACCCATATCGGCAACGACCCTTTCGATTATCACGGCTTCATCAATCCGCCGGTCGTGCATGCCTCGACGGTGCTGTTTCCGAATGCGCGGGCGATGGAGACGCGCGCGCAGAAATACACTTACGGGACGCGCGGCACCCCGACGACGGATGCGCTCTGCGAGGCGATCGACGCACTCGAAGGCTCGGCCGGCACGATCCTCGTGCCGTCGGGCCTTGCGGCCGTCACCATTCCGTTCCTGGGTTTCGTCGCTGCCGGCGATCATGCGCTGGTGGTCGATTCGGTCTATGGCCCGACGCGCCATTTCTGCGATACGATGTTGAAGCGCCTCGGCGTCGAGGTGCAATATTACGATCCGACCATCGGCGCCGGCATCGAGGCGCTGTTCCGGCCGAACACGAAGCTCGTCCACACCGAGGCTCCGGGCTCCAATACCTTCGAAATGCAGGATATTCCGGCGATCTCGGCAGTCGCGCACCGACATGGCGCCGTCGTCATGATGGATAATACCTGGGCGACGCCGCTCTATTTCAGGCCGCTCGATCACGGCGTCGACATCTCGATCCACGCATCCACGAAATATCCGTCCGGCCATTCCGACATCCTGCTCGGAACGGTTTCGGCCAATGCCGAGCACTGGGAGCGGCTGAAGGAGGCAAACGGCGTGCTCGGCATCTGCGGCGCACCCGATGATGCCTACCAGATCCTGCGCGGATTGCGCACCATGGGCCTGCGCCTCGAGCGGCATTATGAAAGCGCGCTATCGATCGCAGAATGGCTGGAGGGCAGGGAGGATGTCGCCCGCGTGCTGCATCCGGCCCTGCCGAGTTTCCCGTCTCACCAACTCTGGAAGCGCGACTTCAAAGGCGCCAGCGGCATCTTTTCCTTCGTGTTGGCCGCCGAAGGCCCCGAGAAGTCCAGAGCAAAGGCGCATGCCTTCCTCGACGCGCTCAGGATTTTCGGTCTCGGCTATTCCTGGGGCGGCTATGAAAGCCTTGCCTTGCACGCCTATCTCAACGATCGCACGGTCGCCAAGGCGCCGACGGATGGTCCGGTCATTCGCCTGCAGATCGGCATCGAGGACGTGGTCGACCTGAAGGCCGATATCGAACGGGGTTTTGCGGCGGCAAGCGCGGTCTGA
- a CDS encoding FAD-dependent monooxygenase translates to MPVEHAAIIGAGISGLTAALALSRRGISSEIFEQAGELTEIGAGLQVSPNASHILAELGILEGLSKVWLEPDAIRLISGGSLRQLAAVPAGKFARERWGAPYGVLHRTTLQKALLAAVTADPLCRLHLGVRIDTTVPPFERAADVVIGADGVWSKLRQSIPGSPSPRFSGNIAYRFTIAENEAPGFLDRASVSAFLGGSAHLVCYPLRESDSFNMVAITAGNIAPQAWQSEPTAEQRAELRARLSGWNAAIVSLLDRQKKLTFWPLFETTAGTWQDGRKTVLIGDAAHAMMPFAGQGAAMAIEDAYELAAFLSKRPVAEALARFERHRAPRIAKLRQRGAFNRFAYHAKGPIRIGRDLVLGLKPPLSLAADLDWIYGYRAVDLP, encoded by the coding sequence ATGCCGGTCGAACATGCCGCAATCATCGGCGCCGGGATATCAGGGCTGACCGCTGCCCTTGCGCTTTCGCGCCGAGGCATCAGTTCGGAGATCTTTGAGCAAGCGGGCGAACTCACCGAAATCGGCGCCGGATTGCAGGTTTCGCCGAACGCTTCGCACATCCTTGCCGAACTCGGCATCCTTGAAGGACTGTCAAAGGTCTGGCTCGAGCCGGACGCCATCCGGCTGATATCGGGCGGGTCGCTCCGCCAGCTCGCGGCCGTGCCGGCAGGCAAATTCGCTCGGGAACGCTGGGGCGCACCCTATGGCGTCCTGCACCGCACCACATTGCAGAAAGCCCTTTTGGCTGCGGTTACGGCCGATCCGCTCTGCCGGCTTCACCTTGGCGTGCGGATCGATACGACCGTACCGCCATTCGAGCGGGCGGCCGATGTTGTGATCGGCGCTGACGGCGTCTGGTCGAAGCTTCGGCAATCCATTCCGGGCAGCCCCTCGCCGCGCTTTTCCGGCAATATCGCCTACCGCTTCACCATTGCCGAAAATGAGGCGCCCGGTTTCCTCGACCGGGCAAGCGTTTCGGCTTTTCTCGGCGGTTCGGCGCACCTCGTCTGCTATCCGCTGAGGGAAAGCGACAGCTTCAACATGGTGGCGATCACCGCCGGCAATATCGCGCCGCAGGCCTGGCAAAGCGAGCCGACGGCCGAACAGCGCGCCGAGCTGCGAGCACGCCTTTCCGGCTGGAATGCAGCGATCGTCTCGCTGCTCGACAGACAGAAAAAACTGACGTTCTGGCCGCTGTTCGAAACTACCGCGGGGACGTGGCAGGACGGCCGAAAGACGGTTCTGATCGGCGACGCCGCCCACGCGATGATGCCTTTTGCCGGACAGGGCGCAGCGATGGCGATCGAAGACGCCTATGAACTGGCAGCATTTCTTTCGAAACGTCCCGTGGCGGAAGCGCTGGCGCGCTTCGAAAGACATCGGGCGCCACGCATTGCGAAACTTCGCCAGCGCGGCGCCTTCAACCGGTTCGCCTATCATGCGAAAGGGCCGATCCGGATCGGTCGCGATCTCGTGCTCGGCCTCAAGCCGCCGCTGAGCCTCGCGGCAGATCTCGACTGGATCTACGGCTATCGGGCTGTCGATCTGCCTTGA